ttatgttttcttttaggttgatgatcatgtgaagtcacaaagacACACATAAAAACAAAGCAGAAGTCGAAAACAGCACATCCTAGAGAAAGGACTTACTGttgtttaaacgctagtaagggcagcaaaatgggcgtttaaacgcccaatctggcacctttctgggcgtttaaacgccaggacagggcaccaaactggcgtttacACTCCAGAGCAGGGCAGCAAACTGTCGTTTAGACACCAGAACatgaaggaaagctggcgtttaaacgctagaacAGGGCAGCAAACTAGCATTTAAACGCTagaattgcactctaaggcATTGTGAACGCCAAATTAGAGCAGGGATGCAAAATCCTTagcccctcaggatctgtggaccccacaggatccccaccaacctcaactctctctctctctctccccttcacacctttctacaacactctccccctccatctcctccattcttttcttcttccccgtcttttcttcttcttttgctcgaggacgagcaaatattttaagtttgctCTAGGATTTGCTTGGATGATTAGGTTCTGTGGAGTGCCttaacacttggtaacttgggttaactaacctgggattatcaaccaaaagtccattatcaaaaGCAACCTAGTTACAAgacatttagtaacccaaagaggtactgggcaccaatgtcttaAGAAAAattgtgagccaagtgtctgtagTGGATATATGTTTAGTGAAAATAATCTAAAAAGCTACTACAACACATGACACTAAGCTACAAGTGAGAATTAAACtcacagaaaaagaaaaataaagaaaagcaatCACCAAGGATGAGTGAATAATAAGATGTCATAGCAGTATGTTAGTTGATGCTTAAAAGAGACATTCCCTACCTAAGGATCAATAAAAAGTGAGCTGCAAAATTctctgcataaaaccccatgaatTAATGTTAATGACTTGTTGATATGGACAttactttctgtttcattcATTTTTCTCAATTCAGTGCTTGCTTGCAACAATATAAGCATACATGAGAAACTGCAAGTGCTTTTAAACTATgactgaaaattaaaaatttgtcaaGTAGTTTCTCTAATTGCTTGGAGCTCCTAACCAGTTATGATGAAAAGTGCGATGTGTTCTTTAGGGAAGCctatggtggaacaccaaacttagaattgcATATTCATCTCTGAATTtctttggtgtgcaacaccaaacttagctccttgcaatgtaGAAAAGCCTTCTTGACTCTTTTATTAACTAgctataaaaagaaaattacctttggttgggttgcctcccaacaagcgctcttttaacatcactagcttgacgtttaATCTCTGTTAGGGTGGATTCTAGTGCCTTATGTCCTCTCCTCGTACAGTGAAGCTTTCTCCACTTGATTCCTTGATGATCTTTACATGTTCCAAGGAAAGGACCTTTCTGATAGTGAACACCTGAGGTAACTAAGATGGAATGGTTGGAAGATTGCATGGGGTTGATAGATGGTGGGCTAATATCACCTTGTCTCCAAGGGAAAAAAACTTCTGTAGGAATCTTCTTATTTCTCTATCCCCTTGGCAATATTTCTCCaactcttctctcttcttccagTACTGCTCCATTGACTCTTGTAATTGGGAGGTCCTTGTTAACTGCTCCTCCTTATTCTTGTGGCTTCAGCTCTTCCTTGGGTTTTCTTGGTTGCTGTGTTTCCTAAAATTCTTGCTTGTTCACCAAGGATTGTTTCAAGGGCTCTGTTTCCGGTTCACTATTGCTTTCTTCCAGGGACAATTTGCTGTGATCATACGTCAGCTCCTTAGGTTTTGGCTCAAAATTGGTTGCAGGTTTAAAAACATAGAAAGTGAGATGtttatcatgtattctcaaTATTAACTCTCCTTGTtccacatctatgagtgctctagcagtggctaggaACGATCTACCCAGACTAATAGGATGGAGGTAACTTTTCTCCATGTCTAGAACAATAAAGTCAGTGGGGAGAAAGTAATTTCCCACTTTAACCAATACATTCTCAATTACTCCTTCAGCTTCCTTCTGAGTCTTATTAGCCAATTGGATGACTACATCTGTGGATTTTAGTTCATCGATTTGTAATTTCTTCATATAAGacagaggcatcacatttatgctggctcctagatcacagaatcctctATCATTTCTTGTATTTCCTATGGCACAGGGGATATGAGAGCTCCCCGGATCTTTTTTCTTCAGAGGTAAATCCTTCTTGATGAGggcactacattccttgttCATCATCACTGTTAGTCCACCTTTCAAGGTTCCTTTCTTGATCAGCAACTCTTTCATGCACTTGATGTAGTTAGGCATCTGTTGGAGAGTTTTCATGAAAGGTATGTTGACACTAAGGGATGCAAACATGTCTAAGAATCTTGAGTATGACTTCTCTTTCTCACCTCCTCTGAATCTTTGGGGAAATGGTGCCTTTGGCACGTAAGGTTCCAaaatttctttctgtttttcttctttCCCTTGTATCAGTCCATTTCCTTGTTCTTTTTTCTCCAAAATTTCCTGGGAATTTCCTTGGCTGTGCTCTGTTGGCTTGCTGGTATCTTCCTCCAGGATTTCGTCATTTGCAAGTGTGACTACCTTACACTCTTCCCATCTCACCTTCTTCATTTCTCCTCTTGGATTTTTCTCAATGTCACTGGGAAAGCTGTCAGTGGACTTAGGAATCTACTATGAGAGATGTCCCACTTGAGACTCAAGCTTTTTATACTAGCTCTCACTTCCTCCTTGAAGATTTTCATGTCTTCAGATTCCTTgcaaagatttgcaaatatagCTTCAATTTTGGACATTCTGTCATCATCATGTGGTAATGGTTGGTTGGAATTAAGTTATTGAGAGTGGTATTTTAGGTTTGGTATGGTGGCTGGAAAGAGTTATATGGATATTGATATGATCTTGGATTGGATTGTTGGTAGGTGTTCTAGTTGGAATTATGAGTTTTGTGGTCTTGGCCTTGGACTTGTTGATTTCCCCACCGAAAGTTTGGATGGTTCCTCCAACCAGGGTTATAGGTCTTTGAATATGGATCATTAACTTGCCTAGATGAATTCCCCAAGTAATTGACTTCCTCCCAATTAACTTCATCCTCTGTGTTTGGCTCTGATTGAGGTGATGGTTAAGTGTGGATGGCTGTAGCTTAATTCTTCTCCATTTGCTTGGTTAACTCAGCTAGTTGCTTagtgatcatcttattttgggCCAGGATTGCATCCATGTTGTTtaactccatgactcctctgttgttgcttctttctgAGGCATAGAAATACTCATTGTCAGCCACTATTTCTTTGACATCAATGGCTTCTTCAATAGTCTTCTTCTTATTAAGGGAGCCTCCAGAAGAGTGGTCCACAGCCTTctttgattcataagaaagccCTTCATAAAAGATGTTCAGTTGCACCCACTCATTACACATATCAGggggcatttccttgtcaaatctttgaatctctcccaggcttcatataaggtttcaccatcttgctgtttgaatgtctgcacctcggTTCTCAGTCTATTCACTCTCATCTTTTGTCCAACAGGGTTATCTGCACCTCTTCTGGCATGGTTGTTCACCTCTCCTTCATAATGGTTTTCCATATCATCCTCCATGTCTATATCCAAGTCTTCCTCCTCTTTCTCTGCACCAATAACCTTCTTCCCTCTTGATTGCCTCCTTAATATAAGGAAGGTCCTCTTCAGTTCACTATCAAAAGAGGTTGAGGTTTCCCttcttctacctgtcatacaataAACAAGTACAAGAAACAGCAAGTACAGAATCCACTAAAACAAGGTatagttggtgcacgaaattgtgatacacaatggcgccaacaacttggtacgcacaattgtaatctcaactctttttcacaacttcgcacaactaaccaacaagtgcactgggtcgtccaagtaataaaccttacgtgagtaagggtcaatcccatggagattgtcggcttgaaacaagctatggtcaccttgtaaatcttagtcaggcagattcaaatggttatggagttttaataactaaaagataaataaacagaaaataaagatagagatacttctgtaaatcattggtggaaatttcagacaagtgtatggagatgctttatttCTCTTGAATATCTACTTTTtcactgccttcatccaatccttcatactcctttccatggcaagctgtatgttgggtttcaccggcgtcaatggctacctcccgtcctctcagtgaaaatggtccaaatgcattgtcatcgcacggctaatcatctgtcggttcttgatcatgttggaatagaatccagtgatccttttgcatctgtcactacgctcaacactcgcgagtttgaagctcgtcacagtcatcctttcccagatcctactcagaataccacagacaaggtttagactttttggatctcaggaatggccgccaataattctagcttataccacgaagactccgatctttcagaatggaggctaagagatatacgctcgatctaaggtagaacgggagtggttgttaggcacgcgttcataggttgagaatagtgatgagtgtcatggatcatcacattcatcatgttgaagtacaAGAGAATATCTAAGAATaggaataagcttgaattgaataagaAGACAATAGTACtttacattaatactcgaggaacagcagagctccacacccttaatctatggtgtctagaaactccaccgttgaaaatacataagtgatatggaggtccaagcatggccgaatggccagcctccctaaatatgaaaatatatcATCCCGAATAGGGAAAAAGGAccccctagtacaatagtaaaaagttctatttatactaaactagttgcctagggttacagaaataagtaaatgatgcagaattccactttcgggcccacttggtgtgtgcttggactgagcattgaagctttcacgtgtagaggtcttccttggagttaaacactaactttggtgccagtttgggcgtttaactccaacttttatgccagttctggcgttttgatgccagaaaagggcagagagCTGGCATTTTGACGCCATTTTACGTTGTCAAAActcacgcaaagtatggactattatatattgctggaaatccatggatgtctactttccaatatagttgagagcgcgccatttggagttatgtagctccagaaaatccacttcgggtgcagggaggtcagaatccaacagcatttgagtcctttgtcagcctctgaatcagatttttgctcaggtccctcaatttcggccagaaaatacctgaaatcatagaaaaacacacaaacttatagtaaagtccagaaatgtgaattttgcttaaaaactaataaaaatatactaaaaactaactaattcatactaaaaactatataaaaacaatgccaaaaagcgtataaattatcccctcatcacaacaccaaacttaaattgttgcttgtccccaagcaactgaaaacaaaataggataaaaagaagagaatatacaatgaatcccacaatatcaatgaaactaagtcccaattagatgagcggagctagtagctttttgcctctaaacagttttggcatctcacttttttctttgaagtttagaatgattggcatctataggaactcagaattttagatagtgttatttattctcctagttaagtatgttgattcttaaacacagctactttatgagtcttggtcgtggccttaagcactttgttttctagtattaccaccggatacataaatgccacacatatataactgggtgaaccttttcagattgtgactcaactttgctaaagtccccagttagaggtgtccagagttcttaagcacactcttttgctttggatcccgactttaaccactcagtctcaagcttttcacttggacctgcatgccacaagcacatggttagggacagcttgatttagccacttaggcctggattttaattccttgggccctcctatccattaatgctcaaagcctttgatcctttttacccttgctttTTGGTTTAAAGGACTATTGGTTTTTTCTGctagctttttctttctctttctttctctttttttcgccatttttttctctttttttcactgctttttcttgcttcaaaaatcaatttcatgatttttcaaattatcaataacatttctctttgttcattattctttcaagagccaacaactttaacattcataaacaacaagatcaaaaatatgcactattcaagcattcattcagagaagaaaaagtattgccaccacatcaaaatgattaaactagtttcaagataaaatttgaaatccaagtactttttgttcttttgtaattaagcacattttttatttaagagaggtgaaggattcatggagttattcataactttaagacatagacactagacactaatgatcatgtagtgaagacacaaacatagatagaaccTATATCataaaaccgaaaaacagaaaaataaatagacaaggagattaaggaatgagtccaccttagtaagggtggcgtcttcctcctcttgaaggaccaatggtgctcttgagctcctctatgtctctttcttgcctttgttgctcctccctcatagctctttgatcttctctaatctcatggagaatgatggagtgctcttggtgttccacccttaattagtctatgttgtaactcaagctttccaaagaagtgttgagttgctcccaataattgtgtggaggaaattgcatcccttgaggcatctcagggatttcttgatgagggacttccttatgctcttgttgagtgccatgaatgggctctctagtttgctccatcctcttctcaGTGATGgacttgtcctcttcaatgaggatgtctccctctatgacAATCCCAGCTGAATAGCAAAGGTGAcatatgagatgaggaaaggctaatcttgccaaaggtgaggacttgtcagccaccttgtagagttctagaggtatgatttcatgaacttctacttcctctccacaGTTAcctcagatcggttgctagttggaatgatggagtgttggatgaactccaaccatcctctagccataggcttaagatccggtcttctcaattgaaccgggttacctcttgagtctcttttccattgagctccttctacacatatgtccatgaggacttggtccaacctttgatcaaagttgacccttctagtgtaggggtgtgtGTTTTCTtccatcattggcaagttgaacgctagcctcacatttttcggactgaaatctatgtatttcccccgaactattgtaagccaattctttgggtttgggttcatactttgattatggttcctagtgatccatgcgtttgcatagaactcttgaaccattaagattctaacttgttgaatggggttggcaAGAACTTCcaaacctcttcttcggatctcttatcggatctccgaatattcgccctttttgagcctaaaagggacctcagggatcacttttttcttggccacgacttcatagaagtggtcttgatggacctttgagatgaatctctctatctcccatgactcagaggtggaggcagttgccttccctttcctctttctagaggtttctctggccttaggtgccataaataattatggaaaaataaaaagcaatgcttttaccacacccaacttaaaatatttgctcatcctcgagcaaaagaagaaggaaagatgGAGGATATGGAAGGTGTATAGGGTTCGGCCAAGAGGGGAAGAAGGTGTTTGTGATATGTGAAAAATGATGGGGGTGAAGGGGGTATTTATAAGGAGAGTGGCCGAATGGTTTGGGTGGATTTGAGAGGGAAatggatttgaattttgaaggtggttggagtttttggggaagagttaaagaagtgattggtgaagggtatttgggaaagagatatggaggtgattggttaAGGGTATTTTGGGAAGAGTGTTgtagaaaggtgtgaagaggagagagagtgaattgaggttggtggggatcctgtggggtccacagatcctgaggggtcaaggaatTCTTCATCCCTGCTCCAATTGGGCGTTCACAATgccttagagtgcaattctggcatttaaacgcagtctgctgccctattctggcgtttaaacgccagctttccttcctgtTCTGGCGTCTAAACGCTAGTTTGTTGCCCtgttctggcatttaaatgccagtctcGTGCCCTATTATGGCATTTAAatgcccagaaaggtgccagattgggcgtttaaacgcccattttgcttcccttactggcgtttaaacgccagtaagtccttcctctagggtgtgctgttttcaatgctatttttattttttttatttttgtaattgtctttgttacttcacatgatcatcaacctaaaagaaaacaaaacaatatagataaaattaaaataaaattgggttacctcccaataagcgcttctttaatgtcaatagcttgacaatgagctctcatggagcctcacagatgatcagagtatggttgagatctctcaacaccaaacttagagtttggctatggcctcccaacaccaaacttagagtttgaaagtgggggctctatttgactctgtattgggaAAAGCTCTTCATTATTACCCTCTATGGTCACAGATGGAGAAGCTTGAGTCTTTACTATAAGGCATTCTTTATTCacatgaaggatcaactctcctctatcaacatcaaccACAGcacttgctgtggctaggaagggtcttctaaggatgatagattcatcctcatccctcctagtgtctaggattatgaaatcagcagggaagtaaaggccttcaaccttcactagcacgtcctctactagtccataagcctttttcatagatttatctgccatctccaatgagaattTGGTAGCATGTACCTCATAGATTCccaatttctccattacaaagagtggcatcatgtttatccctgaccccaggtcacacagagctttttcaaaggtcatggtgcctattatacagggtattaagaatttaccaggatcctgtttcttttgaggtaaattttgctgaaccaatattttcagttcattggtgagcaagggaggctcttc
Above is a genomic segment from Arachis stenosperma cultivar V10309 chromosome 1, arast.V10309.gnm1.PFL2, whole genome shotgun sequence containing:
- the LOC130980082 gene encoding uncharacterized protein LOC130980082, yielding MKKVRWEECKVVTLANDEILEEDTSKPTEHSQGNSQEILEKKEQGNGLIQGKEEKQKEILEPYVPKAPFPQRFRGGEKEKSYSRFLDMFASLSVNIPFMKTLQQMPNYIKCMKELLIKKGTLKGGLTVMMNKECSALIKKDLPLKKKDPGSSHIPCAIGNTRNDRGFCDLGASINVMPLSYMKKLQIDELKSTDVVIQLANKTQKEAEGVIENVLVKVGNYFLPTDFIVLDMEKSYLHPISLGRSFLATARALIDVEQGELILRIHDKHLTFYVFKPATNFEPKPKELTYDHSKLSLEESNSEPETEPLKQSLVNKQEF